One genomic segment of Mycolicibacterium gilvum includes these proteins:
- a CDS encoding acyl-CoA dehydrogenase family protein, which translates to MNLLPGPEQLEIIEAAGEFLAERMPIESIRAHRHAEAAVPEGLWRECAELGLLTLGLDEEAGGSGRTFDDEALLFIELGKRLSPGPFLACTLAARVAARCGDVALAERIGSGTALVALAVLRGDGDVRPIKGTFDLFEPAGASHALVVARGGAALVDIESLGPLTPVSAADPGIRLCSATVESVEASHWLSSEDDWVWGRAVVLAAAYLTGLASAAAALATEHAKTREQFGKPIGVHQAIKHACVNMEIAAEAAQAQTLFAAIALVSERTDALLQVLSAATVAGSAAVDNAAAGIQVFGGMGYTFENDMHLYLKRAHVFRHLFAEPADVLAELLAQDRAQ; encoded by the coding sequence GTGAATCTGCTGCCTGGACCCGAGCAGCTCGAAATCATCGAGGCTGCAGGAGAATTCCTCGCCGAGCGGATGCCCATCGAAAGCATCCGCGCCCATCGCCATGCGGAAGCGGCGGTGCCGGAAGGCCTTTGGCGGGAGTGCGCCGAACTCGGTCTGCTCACACTCGGACTCGACGAGGAGGCAGGCGGGTCGGGGCGCACGTTCGACGACGAAGCGCTGCTGTTCATCGAGCTCGGCAAGCGACTCTCGCCGGGTCCGTTTCTCGCGTGCACCCTGGCCGCGCGGGTGGCCGCCCGCTGCGGCGACGTGGCGCTTGCCGAGCGCATTGGCTCCGGGACAGCCCTGGTGGCGCTCGCAGTGCTGCGGGGCGACGGCGACGTGCGGCCGATCAAGGGCACCTTCGATCTGTTCGAGCCGGCGGGCGCGTCGCACGCCCTGGTGGTCGCCCGCGGTGGCGCCGCGCTGGTCGACATCGAGTCACTCGGTCCGCTGACCCCCGTGAGTGCCGCCGACCCGGGCATCCGGCTGTGCTCGGCCACAGTCGAGTCCGTGGAGGCGTCGCATTGGCTGTCAAGCGAAGACGACTGGGTCTGGGGGCGCGCCGTGGTGCTTGCCGCCGCATACCTCACAGGCCTGGCGTCGGCTGCTGCAGCGCTGGCGACCGAACACGCCAAGACCCGGGAGCAATTCGGGAAGCCGATCGGCGTTCATCAAGCCATCAAGCACGCCTGCGTGAACATGGAGATCGCCGCCGAGGCCGCACAGGCCCAGACCCTATTCGCCGCAATCGCTTTGGTGAGTGAACGCACGGATGCGCTGCTGCAGGTGCTCTCGGCAGCCACGGTGGCCGGCTCGGCAGCCGTCGACAATGCCGCCGCGGGCATCCAGGTCTTCGGCGGAATGGGCTACACATTCGAGAACGACATGCATCTGTACCTCAAGCGTGCCCACGTGTTTCGGCACCTGTTCGCTGAGCCGGCCGACGTGCTCGCCGAGTTGCTCGCCCAGGACCGCGCCCAGTGA
- a CDS encoding thiolase family protein, translating into MTAMSLRPGATPLELAAEATGIALADAGLGRADIDGLLVGSSQGVRPDRLGVGFAARGGFSDLRLLEHVEIKGATTIAMIQRARHAITTGEATTVVCVFADAPLVAGRGAGSSYAHSGGNVGVRGLERASGLLGSVPTYALLAQRWLHVTETDADALRAVAVTARAWARGNPDAVNREPLDDAGYNASPMIAEPLRLLDCARPVNGAVAVVLTGSASIGDTRLRVLGTGREHPVRRRRAGAESWFGGGARAVDDALEQAGMTRSDLDVAELYDPFSIVTLVLLEEYRLTGDVPVGAFVSEGHTGPGGTLPTNTGGGQLSGFYLQGMTPLAEAVIQLRGAGRDRQVPDATVALVGGIGGRLDHHAALVLERVA; encoded by the coding sequence ATGACGGCGATGTCGCTGAGGCCGGGTGCCACACCGCTCGAACTGGCCGCCGAGGCAACTGGCATCGCGCTGGCCGACGCCGGACTCGGGCGCGCAGACATCGACGGCCTCCTGGTCGGCTCGTCGCAGGGCGTGCGGCCGGACCGACTGGGCGTCGGCTTCGCCGCACGAGGCGGCTTCTCGGACCTACGCCTCCTCGAACACGTCGAGATCAAGGGCGCCACCACGATTGCCATGATCCAGCGCGCGCGCCACGCGATCACCACCGGCGAGGCGACGACCGTGGTGTGCGTGTTCGCCGACGCGCCGCTGGTTGCGGGTCGCGGCGCGGGCTCGTCGTACGCGCACAGCGGCGGCAACGTCGGGGTCCGCGGGTTGGAGCGGGCCTCAGGACTGCTCGGATCGGTGCCGACGTACGCGCTGCTGGCCCAGCGGTGGCTGCACGTCACCGAAACCGATGCCGACGCATTACGCGCGGTGGCCGTCACCGCGCGAGCGTGGGCGCGCGGCAATCCCGACGCTGTAAACCGCGAACCGCTCGACGATGCCGGCTACAACGCCAGCCCGATGATCGCCGAACCACTGCGGTTGTTGGACTGTGCGCGGCCGGTGAACGGGGCGGTCGCCGTGGTGCTCACCGGTTCGGCCTCGATCGGCGATACCCGACTGCGGGTGCTCGGCACCGGCCGGGAGCATCCGGTCCGACGCCGACGCGCAGGCGCCGAATCGTGGTTCGGCGGCGGGGCGAGAGCGGTGGACGACGCGTTGGAACAGGCCGGCATGACACGCTCGGACCTCGATGTCGCCGAGCTCTATGACCCGTTCTCCATCGTCACGCTGGTGCTGCTCGAGGAATACCGGCTCACCGGTGACGTCCCGGTGGGCGCCTTCGTGAGCGAGGGTCACACCGGACCGGGCGGCACGCTGCCGACCAACACCGGCGGCGGCCAACTGTCCGGGTTCTACCTGCAAGGCATGACGCCCCTGGCCGAGGCCGTGATCCAGCTCCGCGGCGCGGGCCGGGATCGTCAGGTTCCCGACGCCACCGTGGCCTTGGTCGGCGGCATCGGAGGTCGGCTTGACCACCATGCTGCGCTGGTGTTGGAGCGTGTGGCGTGA
- a CDS encoding Zn-ribbon domain-containing OB-fold protein, whose amino-acid sequence MTTVDKRLLEDWLLDPALAPDAELDVLAPLYRAAERHELALPFCAACENPLELDQEVCDYCGGTEPDWRTVELRGTVHAATLMHRREPGLVHAQAPYPIVDVELASGHRLLMTSAQPADGVPAIGGTVRIGFRRLGGVAIPAIDTLEDE is encoded by the coding sequence GTGACCACCGTGGACAAGCGGCTGCTCGAGGACTGGTTGCTGGATCCAGCACTGGCACCCGATGCTGAGCTCGATGTCCTGGCGCCGCTGTACCGGGCGGCGGAACGGCACGAGCTGGCACTGCCGTTCTGCGCGGCGTGCGAGAATCCACTGGAACTCGACCAGGAAGTCTGCGACTACTGCGGGGGCACCGAACCCGACTGGCGCACAGTCGAACTACGCGGGACCGTCCACGCCGCAACTCTGATGCACCGACGCGAACCCGGGCTGGTCCATGCGCAGGCCCCCTACCCCATCGTCGACGTCGAACTGGCCAGCGGACACCGCTTGCTGATGACGTCCGCGCAGCCCGCGGACGGCGTGCCGGCCATCGGCGGAACAGTGCGCATCGGCTTCCGCCGCCTCGGCGGCGTCGCAATCCCAGCCATCGACACCTTGGAGGACGAGTGA
- a CDS encoding aldolase/citrate lyase family protein gives MTNRWTQRIGDGDPRFGMWLASGSGYVTEICAGSGIDWVLLDQEHAPNDLRTTLEQLQVLAGYPDVDVLVRPPSADPVFIKQLLDIGVQNIIVPMIDDAPEAAAAVAATRYPPAGIRGVGSALARASRWNRISDYLVTADATVSLTVQVESVAGLAHLGDIADVDGVDAVFIGPADLAASMGKLGQPEHLDVLHAIEKALETILEHGKSAGVNAFKESVARRYLGAGASFVLVGADVALLARGAEELTAKYRRP, from the coding sequence GTGACGAATCGGTGGACCCAGCGCATCGGCGACGGCGACCCGCGGTTCGGCATGTGGCTGGCCTCAGGAAGCGGTTACGTGACCGAGATCTGCGCGGGATCGGGAATCGACTGGGTATTGCTGGATCAGGAACACGCGCCCAACGACCTCCGTACCACGCTCGAACAGCTGCAGGTGCTCGCCGGCTATCCGGACGTCGACGTGCTGGTACGTCCGCCGTCCGCCGACCCGGTCTTCATCAAGCAACTCCTCGACATCGGCGTTCAGAACATCATCGTCCCGATGATCGACGATGCCCCCGAGGCTGCTGCCGCCGTCGCCGCCACCCGTTACCCACCCGCAGGCATCCGGGGAGTGGGCAGCGCACTGGCGCGCGCATCCCGTTGGAACCGCATATCTGACTACCTTGTCACCGCCGATGCCACGGTGTCCCTGACCGTGCAGGTGGAGAGCGTCGCCGGCTTGGCGCACCTTGGTGACATTGCCGACGTAGACGGCGTGGATGCGGTGTTCATCGGACCGGCCGACCTCGCGGCTTCGATGGGCAAGCTCGGCCAACCGGAGCATCTAGATGTGTTGCACGCCATCGAGAAAGCGCTGGAGACGATCCTTGAGCATGGCAAGAGCGCCGGTGTGAACGCGTTCAAAGAGTCGGTGGCGCGCCGCTACCTGGGGGCAGGCGCGTCCTTTGTGCTCGTGGGGGCGGACGTGGCACTGCTGGCGCGCGGCGCCGAGGAACTGACGGCCAAATACCGCCGACCATGA
- a CDS encoding class I adenylate-forming enzyme family protein: protein MSRAPVSSDVGDTRSMLESAAAAHGDVEAYVEPGARITFAEWVGRARCVAAQFADLGVGKGDVVLLWLPSGIDYATCYAAAAMIGAITTGLNPRLGRREIESILQQATPALVVTDARLGALQTHRRMLPRTSLSTDTSGPTLPEVPLTRRDPVALIFTSGTTGTPKGAVYDSDQLAAGAAAAGVMSAPYDRRLTSTPFAHAGYMFKLWDQLVWGSTLVVPPAPWSAQGMFDVLRDERITVAGAVPTQWAKLLEVEGVSRKALPHLRIGIVATAPAPPELVYRVAERIGVPLVVRYAMTECPTICGTEPTDPAEIAFRTVGRPAAGMEVRVAPDGVVEVSGPCVMRGYWRNPELTAEVLRDGWLRTGDIGTLDADGNLVLVGRSGDMYIRGGYNVHPGEVERALTGHPGVKQAAVVGRPAPVIGEIGVAVVVPAKSAEPPTLAELRSHVTGQLADYKAPDELLIVDELPLTAMLKPDRLALRDLITLHDRDIQRRQPARG from the coding sequence ATGTCGCGCGCGCCGGTGAGTTCCGACGTCGGGGACACCCGGTCGATGCTGGAGTCCGCGGCCGCCGCCCACGGTGATGTCGAGGCCTACGTCGAGCCGGGCGCGCGGATCACATTCGCCGAGTGGGTTGGCCGGGCCCGTTGCGTGGCAGCGCAATTCGCCGATCTCGGAGTCGGCAAAGGCGACGTGGTCCTGCTGTGGCTGCCCTCGGGCATCGACTATGCGACGTGCTACGCCGCAGCGGCCATGATCGGCGCTATCACCACCGGTCTGAACCCTCGACTCGGGCGTCGCGAGATCGAATCGATTCTGCAGCAGGCAACTCCTGCGCTGGTCGTCACCGACGCACGACTTGGCGCGCTGCAGACTCACCGGCGCATGCTGCCGCGGACGTCGTTGTCCACTGATACGAGCGGCCCGACGCTGCCCGAGGTGCCGTTGACCCGTCGGGACCCGGTAGCGCTGATTTTCACCAGCGGTACGACGGGAACGCCGAAGGGTGCGGTGTACGACTCTGATCAGCTCGCGGCAGGTGCCGCCGCGGCCGGGGTCATGAGCGCCCCGTACGACCGGCGCCTCACGTCGACGCCGTTCGCCCATGCCGGCTACATGTTCAAGCTCTGGGATCAGCTGGTGTGGGGGAGCACCCTGGTGGTGCCGCCGGCACCGTGGTCGGCACAGGGCATGTTCGATGTGCTGCGCGATGAGCGGATCACGGTGGCCGGTGCCGTGCCGACCCAGTGGGCGAAGCTGCTCGAGGTCGAGGGTGTGAGTCGGAAAGCGTTGCCGCATCTGCGGATCGGTATCGTGGCCACCGCGCCGGCGCCGCCCGAACTGGTGTATCGGGTCGCCGAGCGGATCGGGGTTCCGCTGGTTGTGCGGTACGCGATGACCGAGTGTCCGACCATCTGCGGCACCGAACCCACCGACCCCGCCGAGATTGCGTTCCGAACTGTCGGCCGGCCCGCCGCGGGGATGGAGGTGCGCGTAGCTCCCGACGGGGTCGTCGAGGTGAGCGGCCCCTGTGTGATGCGTGGATACTGGCGCAACCCCGAACTCACCGCCGAGGTGCTGCGCGACGGCTGGCTGCGTACCGGTGATATCGGCACGCTCGACGCGGACGGCAACCTGGTGCTCGTCGGACGTAGCGGCGACATGTACATCCGAGGTGGATACAACGTCCATCCCGGGGAGGTCGAGAGAGCGCTCACCGGACACCCAGGGGTGAAACAGGCTGCGGTGGTTGGCCGTCCCGCCCCGGTGATCGGAGAGATCGGCGTCGCCGTCGTGGTCCCGGCAAAAAGTGCCGAACCACCGACATTGGCCGAGTTACGTTCACACGTGACGGGTCAACTGGCCGACTACAAGGCCCCCGACGAATTGCTCATCGTTGACGAGCTGCCCCTGACGGCGATGCTCAAGCCGGACCGACTTGCGCTACGCGATCTGATCACCCTGCACGACAGGGATATTCAGCGTCGCCAACCAGCGCGGGGTTAG
- a CDS encoding aromatic ring-hydroxylating oxygenase subunit alpha: protein MTTLESAPATDDFDVNSVVRDDRVHGSVYTSAEIFRREMATIFKTGWVYVAHESEVSEPGDYLTRLIGHEPVVVVRGKDGVVRVALNRCTHRANKLCNAEKGNANSFRCPYHGWTFTNTGALQGVPMREGYGEAFNQVRSELGLAQAPRVDSYGGFVFASLAPDGVSLREHLGKATSAIDRLLNLSPTREIDLRAGWMKHLHHANWKMVVENNVDGYHALFTHASVYDAIKPAKVSHVPTKVDVLVRDLGDGHSEIDYTDEYRKLDEEFIWYGRIPRAKLGGYVDALEQAYGPEQAHDALVVGPPHTLIWPNLFLAEMNVMFVEPQAPDRTVAYTTAVLIPGQDALNERTLRRSEGAMGPAGFLIADDGEIGMRNQAGLAAELPEWLVLARGVEHDITDDTGIINRDKSAETPQRGFYSQWAAVVGGRA from the coding sequence GTGACAACACTCGAATCAGCCCCTGCCACCGACGATTTCGATGTCAATAGCGTCGTCCGTGATGACCGGGTGCACGGGTCGGTCTACACCTCGGCCGAGATCTTTCGCCGCGAAATGGCGACCATCTTCAAGACCGGCTGGGTCTACGTCGCGCACGAAAGCGAAGTAAGCGAGCCTGGCGACTACCTCACCCGGCTCATCGGCCACGAGCCAGTCGTGGTGGTGCGCGGCAAGGACGGCGTGGTGCGCGTGGCGCTCAACCGCTGCACACACCGCGCCAACAAGTTGTGCAACGCCGAGAAAGGCAATGCCAACTCGTTCCGCTGCCCCTACCACGGCTGGACCTTTACCAATACCGGTGCGCTACAAGGTGTTCCGATGCGAGAGGGCTACGGCGAGGCCTTCAACCAGGTGCGCTCCGAACTGGGCCTGGCGCAGGCGCCCCGGGTCGACAGTTACGGCGGCTTCGTCTTCGCGTCGCTGGCGCCCGACGGCGTCTCCCTGCGCGAACACCTCGGCAAGGCGACGAGCGCCATCGACCGACTGCTCAACCTGTCCCCCACCCGCGAAATCGACCTACGGGCCGGCTGGATGAAGCATCTGCACCACGCCAACTGGAAGATGGTTGTGGAGAACAACGTCGACGGTTACCACGCGCTGTTCACGCACGCCTCGGTATATGACGCGATCAAGCCGGCCAAGGTGTCCCACGTCCCGACGAAGGTCGACGTCCTGGTCCGCGACCTCGGCGACGGACACTCCGAGATCGATTACACCGACGAATACCGCAAGCTGGACGAGGAATTCATCTGGTACGGCCGAATCCCGCGGGCGAAGCTCGGCGGTTACGTCGACGCACTGGAGCAGGCATACGGACCCGAGCAGGCGCACGACGCTCTGGTGGTGGGCCCCCCGCACACCCTGATCTGGCCCAATCTGTTCCTGGCCGAGATGAACGTCATGTTCGTCGAGCCGCAGGCCCCCGACCGCACCGTCGCCTACACCACGGCCGTGTTGATCCCGGGCCAGGACGCACTGAACGAACGCACGCTGAGGCGCTCTGAAGGGGCGATGGGTCCGGCGGGGTTCCTGATCGCCGACGACGGCGAAATCGGCATGCGCAACCAGGCCGGCCTCGCCGCCGAGTTACCCGAGTGGCTGGTGCTGGCACGCGGTGTAGAGCATGACATCACCGACGACACCGGAATCATCAACCGGGACAAGAGCGCTGAGACACCGCAGCGCGGGTTCTACTCGCAGTGGGCAGCCGTGGTCGGCGGGAGGGCGTGA
- the hpaH gene encoding 2-oxo-hept-4-ene-1,7-dioate hydratase produces MTRPAGTELDLIARRLYEAEQTRTPIRQLSLDYPDMTIEDAYAVQRALVALKVADGLHVKGRKIGLTSKVMQRAVSIDEPDYGALFDDMFVEDGGRVPLGRFIRPRVEVELAFVLGEQLRGPGVTLFDVLRACEFVTPALEILDARVQMSDPETGHLRTIVDTIADNAADAGLVLGGRVVRPLDIDLRWVAALLLRNGTIEESGVAAAVLNHPGNGVAWLANRFAPHGVSLEPGEVILSGSFTKPVFAEPGDSFVADYGPLGTVSVSFDGPES; encoded by the coding sequence ATGACGAGACCCGCTGGCACCGAGCTCGATTTAATCGCGCGCCGGTTGTACGAGGCTGAGCAGACACGCACGCCGATTCGGCAGCTGTCCCTCGACTACCCCGACATGACCATCGAGGACGCCTATGCCGTCCAGCGGGCGCTCGTCGCGCTGAAGGTCGCCGACGGCCTGCACGTCAAGGGCCGCAAGATCGGCCTGACGTCGAAGGTGATGCAGCGCGCGGTGTCGATCGACGAACCGGACTACGGCGCTCTCTTCGACGACATGTTCGTCGAGGACGGCGGCCGGGTTCCGCTCGGCCGTTTCATCCGGCCGCGTGTCGAGGTCGAGTTGGCCTTCGTGTTGGGCGAGCAGCTGCGCGGTCCGGGCGTCACGCTGTTCGACGTCCTCCGGGCATGCGAGTTCGTCACGCCCGCATTGGAGATTCTCGACGCCAGGGTGCAGATGTCGGATCCCGAGACCGGTCACCTGCGCACCATCGTCGACACCATCGCCGACAACGCGGCCGACGCGGGGCTCGTGCTCGGTGGGCGGGTGGTGCGGCCGCTGGACATCGACCTGCGCTGGGTCGCGGCTCTGCTGCTGCGCAACGGCACCATCGAGGAGTCCGGGGTGGCCGCCGCGGTGCTCAACCACCCCGGCAACGGCGTCGCGTGGTTGGCGAACCGGTTTGCACCGCATGGTGTTTCGTTGGAGCCAGGCGAGGTGATCCTGTCCGGGTCGTTCACCAAGCCGGTTTTCGCCGAACCGGGGGACAGCTTCGTCGCCGACTACGGTCCACTGGGCACGGTGTCGGTCTCGTTCGACGGGCCGGAATCGTGA
- a CDS encoding acyl-CoA dehydrogenase family protein, with protein MDLDFTPDQLEFRDQVSTWLDENRPSEPRPRDDAGIREYDLAWQRTQWDGGWAGIAWPQEYGGKGLTLLQQLIWYEEYAARGFPGIDACFVGNSHAGPTLITRATEEQKSFHLPKILRGEVIWCQGFSEPGAGSDLAALRTKAVVDGEHLVVSGQKLWTSFATVADYQELLVRTDTTGSKHKGITWVICDMNTPGIDVRPIETIEGGSEFCEVFYDDVRIPLSDVVGDVGEGWSVAMATLSFERGTAFTANQVRLAKIIEDLIDYAHDHVGPDGRRPAIADDEIARRLARARASVASLRALTYTNICEAMKTETPGPRGSIVKLMYAELAKEIGKLAMDIVGSGAIRHTSRWDDDGWVGYYYYSFSQAIGGGTSEIQRNIVGERVLGLPR; from the coding sequence ATGGACCTCGATTTCACGCCTGACCAACTCGAGTTCCGCGACCAGGTCAGCACGTGGCTCGATGAGAACCGGCCGAGCGAGCCACGGCCGCGCGACGACGCGGGCATCCGCGAGTACGACCTCGCCTGGCAGCGCACCCAATGGGACGGTGGCTGGGCGGGTATCGCGTGGCCGCAGGAGTACGGCGGCAAAGGGCTGACGTTGCTTCAGCAGTTGATCTGGTACGAGGAATACGCGGCGCGGGGGTTCCCCGGCATCGACGCGTGCTTCGTCGGCAACTCGCACGCCGGCCCCACGCTGATCACCAGGGCCACCGAGGAGCAGAAATCGTTCCACTTGCCGAAGATCCTTCGCGGTGAGGTGATCTGGTGTCAGGGCTTCTCCGAGCCCGGCGCCGGTTCGGACCTGGCGGCATTGCGCACCAAGGCGGTCGTCGACGGGGAGCACCTGGTGGTGTCCGGCCAGAAGTTGTGGACCAGTTTCGCCACCGTCGCGGACTACCAGGAACTGTTGGTCCGCACTGACACCACCGGCAGCAAGCACAAGGGCATCACCTGGGTCATCTGCGACATGAACACCCCGGGCATCGATGTGCGCCCGATCGAGACCATTGAGGGCGGCTCGGAGTTCTGCGAGGTGTTCTATGACGACGTCCGCATCCCGCTGTCCGACGTGGTCGGCGACGTGGGTGAAGGCTGGTCGGTCGCGATGGCGACGCTGTCCTTCGAGCGCGGCACCGCGTTCACTGCCAACCAGGTGAGGTTGGCCAAGATCATCGAGGACCTCATCGACTACGCCCACGACCACGTCGGCCCCGACGGACGCAGGCCCGCCATCGCTGACGACGAGATTGCGCGGCGCCTGGCCAGGGCCCGCGCCTCGGTGGCGTCGCTGCGCGCCCTCACCTATACCAACATCTGCGAGGCGATGAAGACCGAAACGCCCGGTCCGCGCGGTTCGATCGTCAAGTTGATGTACGCCGAACTGGCCAAAGAGATCGGCAAGTTGGCGATGGACATTGTGGGGTCGGGGGCGATCCGCCACACGTCGCGGTGGGACGACGACGGTTGGGTCGGTTACTACTACTACAGCTTTTCCCAGGCCATTGGTGGCGGTACGTCGGAGATTCAGCGCAACATCGTCGGCGAACGCGTGCTCGGATTGCCCCGTTGA
- a CDS encoding acetyl-CoA acetyltransferase, with translation MSRAVAIAGVALSDVGRVDHKGAYELIAQASRRALADAGLTPADIDGLASTGQGTLPPVDVGEYLGLRPRWIDSTAVGGASWEVMAAHAADAIAAGHADVVLLTYGSTARSDLRKGLRGANINWGVRGPLQWEAPYGHTLISKYAMAARRHMFTYGTTIEQLAEVAVSARFNAADNPEAYYRDPITVDDVLAGPMIADPFTKLHCCIRSDGGAAVVLVSAERARDLPTKPVWVLGSGETTSHMLTSQWDDLTVGPASVSGPLAFARAGVAPSDVDVAEIYDAFTYMLLLTLEDLGFCPKGEGGAFVEEGSLRLGGKLPTNTDGGGLSACHPGQRGLFLLVEAARQLRGECGPRQVPDARIACVSGTGGWFCSSGTVILGAEEP, from the coding sequence GTGAGCCGCGCCGTCGCGATCGCCGGCGTCGCCCTCTCCGACGTGGGGCGCGTCGACCACAAAGGGGCCTACGAGCTGATCGCCCAGGCCAGTAGGCGCGCCCTGGCCGATGCAGGACTGACACCCGCAGACATCGACGGACTGGCCTCCACCGGTCAGGGCACCTTGCCGCCGGTCGACGTCGGCGAATACCTCGGGCTGCGGCCGCGCTGGATCGACTCGACCGCCGTCGGTGGCGCGTCGTGGGAAGTGATGGCGGCGCACGCGGCGGACGCGATCGCCGCCGGGCACGCCGACGTGGTGCTGCTGACCTACGGTTCCACCGCTCGGTCGGATCTCCGCAAAGGTTTACGGGGCGCCAACATCAACTGGGGTGTCCGCGGCCCCCTGCAATGGGAAGCGCCTTACGGCCACACGCTGATCTCCAAGTACGCCATGGCGGCTCGGCGCCACATGTTCACCTACGGAACCACAATCGAGCAGCTGGCCGAGGTGGCGGTGTCGGCTCGGTTCAACGCCGCCGACAACCCTGAGGCCTACTACCGCGACCCGATCACTGTGGACGACGTACTGGCCGGTCCGATGATCGCCGATCCCTTCACCAAGCTGCATTGCTGCATTCGCAGTGATGGCGGCGCGGCCGTCGTGCTCGTCAGCGCCGAGCGTGCGAGGGACCTGCCGACCAAACCGGTCTGGGTGCTCGGTTCCGGCGAGACCACCTCGCACATGCTCACGTCTCAGTGGGACGACCTGACCGTCGGTCCGGCTTCGGTCAGCGGCCCGCTGGCCTTCGCGCGCGCCGGGGTCGCCCCGTCCGACGTCGACGTCGCCGAGATCTACGACGCGTTCACCTACATGCTGCTGCTCACCCTCGAGGACCTCGGCTTCTGTCCGAAGGGGGAGGGCGGCGCGTTCGTCGAAGAGGGCTCGCTGCGACTGGGCGGCAAGCTACCCACGAACACCGACGGTGGTGGGCTGTCTGCTTGCCATCCCGGCCAACGGGGATTGTTCCTGTTGGTTGAAGCGGCCCGTCAGCTGCGCGGCGAATGCGGCCCGCGGCAGGTGCCCGACGCGCGGATCGCCTGCGTCAGCGGCACCGGCGGCTGGTTCTGTTCCAGCGGGACCGTTATTCTCGGCGCCGAGGAGCCGTAG
- a CDS encoding alpha/beta fold hydrolase encodes MSQAPVPATTAPAAVGAVVDTDDYRSIWMYLKELDFRQGFVEISVNGAAVSTRYAEAGSPDKPHLILLHGTGGHWETFAPNLAALSEHFHCVAIDMVGNGFSDKPDYDYEIAIYVEHVLGVMDHFGMTSAHLVAMSLGAFVASAIAVGHPDRVDRVVLMSPAGREASAANMARIRAERTKAVNEPTWESLHAVFAHLIADEGNRLPDLIGLRQAVYRREDTRSTIDRLLILQDEKVRERNLIPDDGWRGITAPVMIVASGKDHGVYQDTARTIAGLIPNSEVFEMASVRHWPHFEDPESFNAAAVDFLTR; translated from the coding sequence ATGAGCCAAGCGCCAGTACCTGCCACCACCGCCCCGGCGGCTGTCGGGGCCGTTGTGGACACCGACGACTACCGCAGCATCTGGATGTACCTGAAGGAATTGGACTTCCGTCAGGGCTTCGTCGAGATCTCGGTCAACGGCGCGGCCGTGAGTACGCGATACGCCGAGGCCGGCAGCCCGGACAAGCCGCACCTCATCCTGCTGCACGGCACCGGCGGGCACTGGGAGACGTTCGCCCCGAATCTGGCTGCGTTGAGCGAGCACTTCCACTGCGTGGCCATCGACATGGTGGGCAACGGGTTCTCGGACAAGCCGGACTACGACTACGAGATCGCGATCTATGTCGAGCACGTGCTGGGGGTGATGGACCACTTCGGGATGACGTCGGCCCACTTAGTCGCCATGTCGCTCGGTGCCTTCGTCGCATCCGCGATTGCGGTCGGGCATCCCGACCGGGTGGACAGGGTGGTCCTGATGTCGCCGGCCGGGCGGGAGGCGTCGGCGGCGAACATGGCGCGTATCCGCGCGGAGCGCACCAAGGCGGTAAATGAGCCGACATGGGAGTCGTTACATGCCGTATTCGCCCATCTGATCGCCGACGAGGGCAACCGGCTGCCCGATCTGATCGGGCTGCGCCAGGCGGTTTACCGGCGCGAAGACACCCGCAGCACCATCGACCGGCTGCTGATCCTGCAGGACGAGAAGGTGCGCGAGCGCAACCTGATTCCCGACGACGGGTGGCGCGGCATCACTGCCCCCGTGATGATCGTGGCGTCGGGCAAGGATCACGGCGTGTACCAGGACACCGCGCGTACGATCGCGGGCTTGATCCCGAACTCCGAGGTCTTCGAGATGGCGTCGGTGCGGCACTGGCCGCACTTCGAGGACCCCGAGTCGTTCAACGCGGCGGCTGTGGATTTTCTGACTCGATGA